One region of Macadamia integrifolia cultivar HAES 741 chromosome 11, SCU_Mint_v3, whole genome shotgun sequence genomic DNA includes:
- the LOC122094409 gene encoding uncharacterized protein LOC122094409, whose translation MDFELRAAKEKLEREQRERKDRARLKVERERKSKQEAVRQREAIEAAQRTRRLDAAEAQLKADQQMEESLLAGKGVVFFRILEAIPCQGYGDKIKLPPSCFTELSDQGALDKGPMYFQLSKVQHEAHQDSEATELGNLGTTHSGVLEFTASEGFVELPPHVWNNLFAGEAPSAPLIEVRYVRLPKGNYVKLQPDGMGFLDIPNHKAVLETGLRQHATLSQGDVVTVNHGDLSYKLRVLELKPSSSVSVLETDVDVDIVGPNSTSTDQHVLIPLKLRHAVSGLVEEGKYTYYKFSLDAEISEKVTSGASVEIKIESETDGSDTDLYVSRHPIIFPTQHQHEWSSHDIGSKVLILSPKDRSLSAGTYSIGVFGFKGTSNYQISVGVQDNINHRVGEQAMSSSLMLDVDSVECRNCKHYIPSRTIALHEAYCSRHNIICQHDGCGVVLRREEATKHVHCEKCGRAFQQGEMEKHMKVFHEPLHCHCGVTLEKEEMVQHQSSVCPLRLVTCRFCGDMVQAGTYATDVRDRLRGLSEHESHCGSRTATCDSCGRSVMLKEMDIHRIAVHPNN comes from the exons atggATTTCGAGCTGAGAGCTGCGAAAGAGAAGCTCGAGAGAGAGCAGAGGGAGAGGAAAGATAGGGCTAGGTTGAAGGtcgaaagagagagaaaatccaaACAAGAAGCTGTCCGTCAGAGAGAGGCAATCGAAGCTGCCCAGAGAACTCGGAGGCTCGATGCTGCTGAGGCTCAACTCAAG GCTGATCAACAAATGGAAGAAAGTTTACTTGCTGGCAAAGGAGTCGTGTTTTTCCGTATTTTGGAAGCTATACCTTGTCAGGGTTATGGAGATAAAATCAAATTGCCACCTTCCTGCTTCACTGAATTATCTGATCAAGGTGCTCTTGATAAAGGACCCATGTACTTCCAACTTTCAAAAGTTCAACATGAGGCTCATCAAGATTCAGAGGCCACTGAACTAGGGAACCTTGGAACAACACATTCAGGTGTTTTGGAATTCACTGCATCTGAAGGCTTTGTTGAGCTTCCTCCTCATGTATGGAACAACTTATTCGCTGGTGAAGCTCCCAGTGCTCCTTTAATTGAGGTTCGCTATGTTAGGCTGCCAAAAGGAAATTATGTGAAATTACAGCCAGATGGGATGGGTTTCTTGGACATACCGAATCACAAGGCTGTTCTTGAAACGGGCCTGAGGCAGCATGCTACTCTTTCTCAAGGTGATGTTGTCACAGTTAACCATGGAGATCTGAGCTATAAGTTGCGCGTTCTAGAGCTAAAACCCTCTTCCAGTGTATCAGTGCTGGAAACAGATGTTGATGTTGATATAGTGGGGCCTAATTCAACTTCGACAGATCAACATGTTTTAATCCCACTCAAACTACGACATGCAGTTTCTGGATTGGTCGAGGAAGGGAAGTATACCTATTACAAGTTCTCCTTAGATGCTGAAATTAGTGAGAAAGTAACCTCCGGTGCCAGTGTTGAGATTAAGATAGAGTCTGAGACAGATGGGAGCGATACAGATCTTTATGTATCTAGGCATCCTATCATATTCCCTACTCAGCACCAGCATGAATGGTCTTCCCATGATATAGGCTCAAAGGTTTTAATCCTTAGCCCAAAGGATCGAAGTTTGAGTGCAGGTACCTATAGCATCGGTGTTTTTGGTTTCAAGGGAACATCAAACTATCAAATTTCTGTGGGTGTTCAAGATAATATAAATCATAGGGTGGGTGAACAAGCCATGTCTTCCTCTCTGATGTTGGATGTTGACTCGGTTGAATGTCGGAATTGTAAACATTATATACCCAGTAGGACTATTGCATTGCATGAAGCATACTGCAGTAGACATAATATCATCTGTCAACATgatggttgtggggttgttCTCAGAAGGGAGGAGGCTACGAAACATGTACACTGTGAGAAGTGTGGGCGTGCCTTCCAACAGGGAGAGATGGAGAAGCACATGAAAGTTTTCCATGAGCCCCTCCACTGCCATTGCGGAGTAACCCTTGAGAAGGAAGAGATG GTGCAACACCAGTCCTCTGTCTGCCCCCTGCGCCTAGTTACTTGCAGGTTCTGTGGGGACATGGTCCAAGCTGGTACTTATGCAACAGATGTGCGAGACCGATTAAGAGGACTTTCTGAGCATGAGAGTCATTGTGGGTCCAGAACAGCCACCTGTGATTCTTGTGGACGTTCTGTCATGTTGAAGGAGATGGATATCCACAGAATTGCCGTGCATCCGAATAATTAA
- the LOC122093102 gene encoding endoribonuclease Dicer homolog 1 has protein sequence MGVVDEEKEGSSASVPLERRGKEVWEIEAEAEAEAEAEAIEPNVREVEKLLDYIFSDGKLLLEALIHPSFCPVKKCISYERLEYIGDSVLNLLVARELFFLYPELSPGLLSKLRATNVDNEKLARVAVKHGFHHYLRHKVPRLNEQIQEFSREILDYPIHSNGLIDTPRALANIVESLVGAVFVDSLSSLETVWQAIKGLLEPIIYLETLGKHPVTQLFEFCQKKGLQPRFVKDSWSENAAVDVFIGDKLVGTATCGVKKEIAQNRAAKAALDLFEENKNQLALLISELTGVVDKEEEDSSPSVIEEERVKKVWEIKAEAEEVEPNVREVQEILDYIFKDDKLLLEALVHPSFCLPMKKACISYERLEYIGDSVLNLLVARKLFFQYPELSPGFLSKLRAANVDNEKLARVAVKHGFHHYLRHKSPRLNEQKIGQVSFADLYDQIQEFSQEILDYPIHSNGLIDTPKALADIVEALVGAVFIDSQSSLETVWQVFKGLLEPIISLETLRTHPVTQLFEFCQKEKLELRFVKDSWNENAAVDVFIGDKLVGTATCEAKKEIAQNRAAKAALDYLKVSECVLDPKSVMRMHTKQKLTPW, from the exons ATGGGAGTTGTTGATGAAGAGAAGGAGGGTTCCTCAGCTTCTGTTCCTCTtgaaagaaggggaaaagaggTGTGGGAGAtcgaagcagaagcagaagcagaagcagaagcagaggCAATAGAGCCAAACGTGAGAGAGGTAGAGAAGCTATTAGATTATATATTCAGCGATGGGAAGTTATTGCTTGAAGCATTGATTCATCCATCCTTCTGTCCAGTGAAGAAGTGTATTTCTTATGAGAGATTGGAATATATAGGTGATTCTGTGCTCAACTTGTTGGTGGCGAGGGAATTGTTCTTTCTATATCCAGAACTCTCGCCAGGATTGCTTTCGAAACTCCGGGCAACCAACGTCGATAATGAGAAGCTTGCACGAGTTGCAGTTAAACATGGGTTCCATCACTACTTGAGGCATAAGGTTCCTCGTCTCAATGAACAA ATTCAGGAGTTTAGCCGAGAGATCTTGGACTATCCTATCCATTCCAATGGCCTCATCGATACACCAAGAGCCCTTGCTAATATTGTGGAATCTCTTGTTGGGGCTGTTTTTGTTGATAGCCTGTCCTCACTAGAAACAGTTTggcag GCGATCAAGGGATTATTGGAGCCGATAATTTATCTGGAGACACTAGGGAAACATCCAGTGACACAGCTTTTTGAGTTCTGTCAAAAGAAAGGATTGCAGCCGCGCTTTGTGAAGGACTCCTGGAGTGAAAATGCTGCGGTGGACGTTTTCATTGGTGATAAATTGGTGGGGACAGCCACCTGTGGGGTCAAGAAAGAAATTGCCCAGAATCGAGCTGCTAAAGCTGCCTTAG ATTTATTTGAGGAAAACAAAAACCAGTTAGCGTTACTTATCTCAGAACTTACGGGAGTTGTTGACAAAGAGGAGGAGGATTCCTCACCTTCAGttattgaagaagaaagagttaAAAAGGTGTGGGAGATCaaagcagaagcagaagaagtAGAGCCAAACGTGAGAGAGGTACAAGAGATATTAGATTATATATTCAAAGATGATAAGTTGTTGCTTGAAGCATTGGTTCACCCATCCTTCTGTCTTCCGATGAAAAAAGCGTGTATTTCATATGAGAGATTAGAATATATAGGCGATTCTGTGCTCAACTTGTTGGTAGCAAGGAAACTGTTCTTTCAGTATCCCGAACTCTCACCGGGATTTCTTTCCAAACTCCGGGCAGCCAACGTCGACAACGAGAAGCTTGCGCGAGTTGCAGTTAAACATGGCTTCCATCATTACTTAAGGCATAAGTCTCCTCGTCTCAATGAACAA AAAATAGGACAAGTGTCATTTGCTGACTTGTACGATCAG ATTCAGGAGTTCAGCCAAGAGATTTTGGACTATCCTATCCACTCCAATGGCCTCATCGATACACCAAAAGCCCTTGCTGATATTGTGGAGGCCCTTGTTGGGGCTGTTTTTATTGATAGCCAGTCCTCACTAGAAACAGTTTggcag GTGTTCAAGGGATTATTGGAGCCGATAATTAGTTTGGAGACTCTACGGACACATCCAGTGACACAACTTTTTGAGTTCTGTCAAAAGGAAAAATTGGAGCTGCGCTTTGTAAAGGATTCCTGGAATGAAAATGCTGCGGTAGACGTTTTTATAGGTGATAAATTGGTGGGGACAGCCACCTGTGAAGCCAAGAAAGAAATTGCCCAGAATCGAGCTGCCAAAGCTGCCTTAGATTACCTTAAG GTTTCAGAATGTGTTCTGGACCCAAAATCTGttatgagaatgcataccaaacagaAACTTACTCCTTGgtga